A DNA window from Drosophila sechellia strain sech25 chromosome X, ASM438219v1, whole genome shotgun sequence contains the following coding sequences:
- the LOC6614909 gene encoding LOW QUALITY PROTEIN: uncharacterized protein LOC6614909 (The sequence of the model RefSeq protein was modified relative to this genomic sequence to represent the inferred CDS: inserted 1 base in 1 codon), producing MALVHTFLGTWEIVCCTFEGKRELSGLEGIKFRLDDTSDITWYNDLVSPLPESKDCGTFCESASVLFSCETFDVHEINPRLVFGAFAGHSIEFSTNTLTPTDTLVLSCENWYAVECKRLQDNQAAGQEKQLSFGEALQESYFSDVMVKSSSGLEYALHASILRLNGFDCSMCVNSAPSSDAARPATRSCHSGPNTPNPIRISVAPAANDDGHEKSLPRLNLSPIYLQPPCDFQTMPSSGLGAQRVHQFSSSFNCLSNGNAGDSESVVRTTGLLSLECGGGGGMYRLPPTSHSDSHLETSQSHCKNIFNFCQDLMLQPTPTPMPPTTGLAICSIRRPPLSPYRARSPSPFPSSMDTPPSSPLTPVGVLCNLPNFLLGPILHWLYTESLLPDLDEDVCEKLISFAELQPSLTKLVEPTRKYLRLIRLKKFVVNVTMDLHGILNRVIQCINPGNITRDPAQLYATFQDALRECAIGCAKVLQFCNIFITDAAHMTRYQKNEIVKYIRTRIPIFMSQVQQLLQNVLGVFVSLSVDEKAELVNYLVPEIESTLFVLTAVIEEIXNSLEIMCKDLKCSHLDLPLQQQQAEDAIVMQLQIADGGEPSPRPRRGAPVGLTLYDNLSDKQRLSSAENDLKFVLYMYEVRKMRDIYGRIVAALEIIKDKKTTFCEMDFLSKSSTINQNLEQLIMDIPAYIFIVENLSDRLDDKLGWKEFKFCFKLATSQINGVIAKLLDHKDALRDAISQICMLVRKQEFTQSVIELGLLDDTCTLSNNLKMADHENNLNQGLSEKDAMYLDRKQYYDYNSIKLNLIRHLCEPPIAASSNLSKNALRLLHSTQLADMEFEVHTYAPTPGAAKAGGGTEAVPETAEPAAKVLQVHSFKAHRVIVAARCEWFKKALMSGMQESINRKVIITDTSPVIFRRLLLYLYGAPIDRTVGAEQVCELMLLADRYSIDDLKELCENTLYSLIDEDSVVCLLGIADRYMATALKSKCLSFLSQHAQLTKCEIFKELPQTLQLEVMDLIHWFGRVSEPWNDRGFKPRSSSRHSLKSPSKPRSRSRKSSPSYM from the exons ATGGCACTGGTGCACACTTTCCTGGGCACCTGGGAG ATTGTCTGCTGCACGTTCGAGGGAAAGCGGGAGCTGTCCGGTCTAGAGGG CATCAAGTTCCGCCTGGATGACACCAGTGACATTACGTGGTACAACGACCTGGTCAGCCCGCTACCGGAATCCAAAGACTGCGGCACCTTCTGCGAATCGGCCAGTGTTCTTTTCAGCTGCGAGACCTTCGATGTCCACGAGATCAATCCGCGCCTGGTCTTCGGCGCCTTCGCCGGCCACAGCATCGAGTTCAGC ACCAACACCTTAACGCCGACTGATACGCTGGTGCTCAGCTGCGAGAACTGGTATGCCGTGGAGTGCAAGCGCCTGCAGGACAACCAAGCCGCTGGTCAGGAGAAGCAACTGAGCTTCGGCGAGGCCCTGCAGGAGTCCTACTTCAGCGACGTGATGGTGAAGAGCTCCAGTGGCCTGGAGTACGCCCTGCACGCCTCCATACTGCGGCTCAATGGCTTCGATTGCAGCATGTGCGTGAACAGTGCCCCGTCATCGGATGCCGCTCGTCCTGCGACCAGGTCCTGCCACAGTGGACCGAACACCCCGAATCCCATACGGATCTCCGTGGCACCGGCGGCCAACGACGATGGGCATGAGAAGTCCCTGCCTCGCCTGAATCTCTCGCCCATTTACCTGCAGCCGCCGTGCGACTTTCAGACCATGCCCTCGTCCGGCTTGGGCGCCCAGCGCGTGCATCAGTTCAGCAGCAGCTTCAATTGCCTGAGCAACGGCAACGCCGGGGACTCGGAGTCGGTGGTCAGGACCACGGGTCTGCTGAGCCTCGAAtgtggcggcggtggcggtaTGTATCGTCTGCCGCCCACTTCGCATTCGGATTCGCATCTGGAGACATCGCAGTCGCACTGCAAGAATATCTTTAACTTCTGCCAGGACCTGATGCTGCAGCCAACGCCGACGCCCATGCCGCCGACCACTGGTCTGGCCATCTGCAGCATCCGGAGGCCACCACTATCGCCGTACCGTGCCCGGAGTCCCTCGCCTTTTCCCAGCTCCATGGACACGCCGCCATCGTCGCCGCTGACGCCCGTGGGCGTGCTATGCAATCTGCCCAACTTCCTGCTGGGCCCCATCCTGCACTGGCTGTACACGGAGTCCCTGCTTCCGGACCTGGACGAGGATGTGTGCGAGAAGCTCATCAGCTTCGCGGAACTGCAGCCATCGCTTACCAAGCTGGTGGAGCCGACACGCAAGTACCTGCGGCTGATACGACTCAAGAAGT TTGTGGTCAATGTTACAATGGATCTGCACGGCATTCTCAATCGGGTCATACAGTGCATCAATCCCGGGAACATAACCCGCGATCCGGCGCAACTCTATGCCACCTTTCAGGATGCCTTGCGCGAGTGTGCCATTG GCTGCGCCAAGGTGCTACAGTTCTGCAATATCTTCATTACGGATGCCGCTCACATGACGCGATATCAGAAGAACGAAATCGTCAAGTACATCCGCACCCGCATTCCCATCTTCATGTCGCAAGttcagcagctgctgcagaaCGTACTCGGAGTCTTTGTGAGTCTGAGTGTGGACGAGAAAGCCGAGCTGGTTAATTACCTAGTACCTGAA ATCGAATCAACCTTATTTGTATTGACCGCTGTGATAGAGGAAA AAAACTCACTGGAAATCATGTGTAAG GACCTTAAATGCTCCCACTTGGATCTGCccctccaacaacaacaggcggAAGATGCTATTGTCATGCAACTGCAGATTGCCGATGGAGGCGAACCCTCGCCACGTCCTCGTCGCGGTGCTCCAGTGGGTCTAACGCTCTACGATAATCTCTCGGACAAGCAGCGCCTAAGTTCGGCGGAAAACGACCTGAAGTTTGTGCTCTACATGTACGAGGTGCGGAAAATGCGCGACATTTACGGCAGGATTGTGGCGGCGCTCGAAATAATCAAGGACAAGAA GACTACGTTCTGCGAAATGGATTTCCTGAGCAAAAGCAGCACAATCAACCAGAACCTCGAGCAACTGATTATGGACATTCCCGCTTACATCTTCATCGTGGAGAACCTTTCCGATCGACTGGACGACAAGCTGGGCTGGAAGGAGTTCAAATTCTGCTTCAAGCTGGCCACCAGTCAGATC AATGGCGTCATTGCCAAGCTACTGGACCACAAGGACGCCCTGCGGGACGCCATCAGTCAGATCTGCATGCTGGTGCGCAAACAGGAGTTCACTCAGTCCGTGATTGAACTGGGATTGCTGGACGACACTTGCACGCTGTCGAACAATTTGAAAATGGCTGATCACGAGAACAACCTAAATCAGGGCCTGAGCGAGAAGGATGCAATGTATCTGGATCGCAAACAATACTATGATTATAATAGCATTAAG TTAAACCTCATTCGGCACCTCTGTGAGCCACCCATAGCCGCCAGCAGCAATCTCTCGAAGAACGCCCTACGCCTGCTGCACTCCACCCAGCTGGCCGACATGGAGTTCGAGGTTCACACATACGCACCCACGCCTGGTGCTGCCAAGGCAGGAGGCGGAACTGAAGCGGTCCCTGAAACCGCTGAGCCGGCAGCAAAAGTCCTGCAGGTGCACAGCTTCAAGGCACATCGGGTGATCGTTGCCGCTCGCTGTGAGTGGTTCAAGAAGGCCCTGATGTCGGGCATGCAGGAGTCAATCAACCGGAAGGTCATCATCACAGACACCTCACCCGTGATCTTCCGGCGCCTGCTCCTCTATCTCTACGGCGCTCCTATTGATCGTACAGTTGGTGCCGAACAGGTGTGCGAGCTTATGCTCCTGGCAGATCGATACTCTATAGATGATCTTAAG GAATTGTGCGAAAACACCCTATACTCTCTTATTGACGAGGACTCCGTGGTCTGCCTACTTGGAATAGCCGATCGCTACATGGCCACTGCTTTAAAGTCGAAATGTCTTTCTTTTCTCTCGCAACATGCGCAACTGACCAAGTGTGAAATATTCAAGGAATTGCCGCAAACACTTCAG CTGGAGGTTATGGATTTGATACACTGGTTCGGACGGGTCTCGGAGCCGTGGAACGATCGCGGCTTCAAGCCGCGGAGCAGCTCGCGCCACAGCCTAAAGAGTCCTTCGAAGCCACGCTCGAGATCGCGCAAGTCCTCGCCCTCCTACATGTGA